The following proteins come from a genomic window of Lolium rigidum isolate FL_2022 chromosome 5, APGP_CSIRO_Lrig_0.1, whole genome shotgun sequence:
- the LOC124651421 gene encoding BTB/POZ and MATH domain-containing protein 1-like produces the protein MVLLDKTGSPAASMAREIVHREGCYALNVAWDDVKANCLVDNYFVVLCSVHLDWKPQPSSVKQELPDLGHDLAIMWDNQDLTDVSFHVGEESFSAHRLVLATRSPVFRAELYGRMAESKMTSITIQDMEASTFRLLLHYIYHGSLPDVAVKDVCSTMAQYQHLLVAADRYMVQGLKKICEDKLSGNGITIDSVVSMLEQAEDHVCPKLKAACLDFLADGDNFKMVTISDEYIHLIQSFPNILVEVQSRIKKALKESTTMNPGAHKETRLR, from the coding sequence ATGGTTTTACTCGACAAGACCGGCTCACCGGCGGCTTCAATGGCCAGAGAGATTGTGCACAGGGAAGGCTGTTACGCTCTGAATGTAGCCTGGGATGATGTCAAGGCCAACTGTTTGGTGGACAACTACTTCGTTGTGCTGTGCTCTGTGCACCTCGACTGGAAACCTCAACCATCGTCGGTAAAACAGGAGCTCCCGGATCTAGGTCATGATCTGGCCATTATGTGGGACAACCAAGACCTTACTGATGTTTCCTTCCATGTTGGCGAGGAGAGCTTCAGCGCACATCGCCTGGTGCTCGCGACCCGGTCACCGGTCTTCAGAGCTGAGCTCTACGGCCGGATGGCTGAAAGCAAGATGACTTCTATAACCATCCAAGACATGGAGGCCTCGACCTTCAGATTATTGCTCCATTACATTTATCATGGTTCACTGCCTGATGTTGCTGTGAAGGATGTCTGTTCCACCATGGCACAATACCAGCACCTGCTTGTAGCCGCAGACAGATACATGGTACAGGGCCTAAAGAAGATTTGTGAGGACAAGCTTTCGGGCAATGGTATTACCATAGACAGTGTGGTCTCGATGTTGGAGCAGGCTGAGGACCACGTCTGCCCCAAACTCAAAGCTGCGTGCCTTGATTTCCTCGCTGATGGTGACAATTTTAAGATGGTTACGATATCTGATGAGTACATCCATTTGATACAGAGCTTTCCGAATATCTTGGTTGAAGTGCAGAGTAGGATCAAGAAAGCTCTTAAAGAATCTACTACCATGAATCCTGGTGCTCACAAGGAAACCCGATTGCGTTAG
- the LOC124656731 gene encoding BTB/POZ and MATH domain-containing protein 1-like, with product MGGGESSDCRIVPTRDSHIFRFRVRLPSPDDCLRSSSTTVVAGRKYVAGYHTAPMSTHIKFSLTNVSQYPVPEAAAKLSTHMVLLDKTGSPAPSMGIGKTFGMSIRGFMVRGYSLKAERGDIKANCMVDKDNNFDVLCSVDIEWTPPASPLEGKLPDLGHDLAIMSDNQEHTDVSFDVAGETFSAHRVVLAARSPVFKAELYGPMAESKMASITIEEMEPTTFRSMLHYLYHGSLPDAGKTNVCFRMLEYQHLLIAADRYGIERLKKICEHKLSGNGITIDNVVSMLELAEDHVCTKLKARCFDFLADGENFMKVATSGEYISLMQSFPNLLDELRNAIKIVREKPSMLETSAHKKARLCYSQTMD from the coding sequence ATGGGCGGAGGCGAGTCATCAGATTGCCGCATCGTTCCTACAAGAGACAGTCACATCTTCCGTTTCCGGGTGAGGCTCCCGTCGCCAGATGATTGTCTCCGATCTAGCTCAACCACCGTGGTTGCTGGACGCAAATACGTAGCAGGCTACCACACCGCACCCATGAGCACCCACATCAAGTTCAGCCTCACTAATGTTTCGCAATACCCCGTTCCGGAAGCCGCTGCCAAGCTCTCCACACACATGGTTTTGCTCGACAAGACTGGCTCACCGGCACCTTCGATGGGGATAGGGAAAACCTTTGGCATGTCTATCCGTGGGTTCATGGTAAGAGGTTACTCTCTGAAAGCAGAGAGAGGCGACATCAAGGCAAACTGCATGGTGGACAAGGACAACAACTTCGACGTGTTGTGTTCCGTCGACATAGAGTGGACACCTCCGGCTTCACCGTTGGAGGGGAAGCTCCCAGATTTAGGTCATGATCTGGCCATTATGTCGGACAACCAAGAACACACCGACGTTTCCTTCGATGTCGCTGGGGAGACCTTCAGCGCGCATCGCGTGGTGCTCGCCGCCCGATCGCCCGTCTTTAAAGCGGAGCTCTATGGCCCAATGGCTGAAAGCAAGATGGCCTCTATCACCATTGAAGAGATGGAACCCACTACCTTCAGATCTATGCTACATTACTTGTACCATGGCTCGCTCCCTGATGCTGGCAAGACAAATGTTTGTTTCCGCATGCTAGAATACCAGCACCTGCTTATAGCTGCTGATAGGTACGGGATTGAGAGGCTAAAGAAGATCTGTGAGCACAAGCTGTCTGGTAATGGTATCACCATAGACAATGTGGTCTCGATGTTGGAGCTGGCGGAGGACCATGTCTGCACCAAACTCAAAGCTAGGTGCTTTGATTTCCTTGCTGATggtgagaatttcatgaaggttgCGACATCTGGTGAGTACATCAGTTTGATGCAGAGCTTTCCGAATCTTTTGGATGAACTGCGGAATGCAATCAAGATAGTGCGTGAAAAGCCGAGTATGTTGGAAACTTCTGCTCACAAGAAAGCCCGATTGTGTTATAGTCAAACAATGGATTGA
- the LOC124656733 gene encoding BTB/POZ and MATH domain-containing protein 1-like, protein MAGGETFDCNIVPTRENHIFRFRVRFPLPDGCVRKSSTTTVARRKCTAFYDTVPMSTRVTFGLNCIMGANKLSMVFLDKTGSPAPSVGTRATMGVSVRGLMANYFLEAERDDIKANCVVDKDNYFELLCSVDMHWSPSPLEEEELFPDLGHDLAIMSEYTDVSFDVAGETFRAHRLVLAARSPVFKAELYGPMAEGKLTSITIQDMEASTFRSMLHYLYHGSLPSAGKIGVCFTIAEYQHLLIAADRYGVERLMKICENKLCAQGITMDNVISMLELAEDHVCPKLKARCLEYLDDADNFKMVALSDEYIHLVQSFPNLFAELRSRIKKAHEKPTIMEPDCHKKTQLC, encoded by the coding sequence ATGGCCGGAGGCGAGACATTCGATTGCAACATCGTCCCGACAAGAGAAAATCACATCTTTCGTTTCCGGGTAAGGTTCCCATTGCCAGATGGTTGTGTACGAAAGAGCTCAACTACCACCGTCGCCAGACGCAAATGCACTGCATTTTACGATACTGTACCGATGAGCACCCGCGTCACGTTCGGTCTCAACTGCATCATGGGAGCCAACAAGCTGTCCATGGTTTTCCTCGACAAGACtggctcgccggcgccttcggtcGGGACACGGGCAACAATGGGCGTATCTGTCCGTGGGCTCATGGCAAACTATTTTCTGGAAGCTGAGAGAGACGATATCAAGGCCAACTGCGTGGTGGACAAGGACAACTACTTCGAGTTATTGTGTTCCGTCGACATGCACTGGAGTCCTTCAccgttggaggaggaggagcttttCCCGGATTTAGGTCATGATCTCGCCATAATGTCCGAATACACCGATGTTTCCTTTGACGTCGCAGGGGAGACCTTCAGGGCGCATCGCCTGGTGCTTGCGGCCCGATCGCCCGTCTTCAAAGCAGAGCTCTATGGCCCGATGGCTGAAGGCAAGCTGACCTCTATCACCATCCAAGACATGGAGGCCTCTACATTCAGGTCGATGCTGCATTACTTGTACCATGGCTCGCTGCCCAGTGCTGGCAAGATAGGTGTTTGTTTTACCATTGCAGAATACCAACACCTGCTTATAGCTGCCGATAGGTACGGGGTAGAGAGGCTAATGAAGATCTGCGAGAACAAGTTGTGTGCTCAAGGTATCACCATGGACAATGTGATCTCGATGCTGGAGCTCGCGGAGGACCACGTCTGCCCGAAACTCAAAGCTAGGTGCCTTGAGTACCTCGATGATGCTGACAATTTTAAGATGGTTGCACTATCTGATGAATACATCCATTTGGTACAGAGCTTTCCAAATCTCTTTGCTGAATTGCGGAGTCGGATCAAGAAAGCACATGAAAAACCTACCATCATGGAACCTGATTGTCACAAAAAGACCCAGTTGTGTTAG